From a single Macrobrachium rosenbergii isolate ZJJX-2024 chromosome 7, ASM4041242v1, whole genome shotgun sequence genomic region:
- the LOC136840494 gene encoding crustacean hyperglycemic hormone-like has protein sequence MSGKALIYSAVAGIILVLCLGLGSCAPASSSSSSSSPSHLGHMANRKVVAKRSYGESCQGFQFSKVLYNKLDKVCDECTNLYRKPYIKGECRTDCFVNDVFEKCLDVLLFDADEYLYIRSAIADY, from the exons ATGTCTGGCAAGGCTTtg ATATATTCAGCTGTAGCTGGGATTATTTTGGTGTTGTGTTTAGGCCTAGGATCGTGTGCTCccgcttcctcttcctcctcctcttcttccccttctcatCTTGGACACATGGCCAATAGGAAAGTAGTTGCCAAGAGATCGTACGGCGAGTCCTGTCAGGGCTTCCAGTTCAGCAAAGTCCTTTATAATAAACTGGACAAAGTGTGCGACGAGTGCACAAACCTCTACCGTAAGCCTTACATTAAGGGAGAATGCAG GACTGACTGCTTCGTAAACGATGTCTTTGAAAAGTGTCTGGACGTTCTTCTGTTTGACGCGGACGAGTATCTGTACATCAGAAGTGCTATTGCCGACTACTAA
- the LOC136840496 gene encoding crustacean hyperglycemic hormone B-like, whose product MFSKNLIWTAIFLGALLQLGSIGLVASRSADGLARIEKLLASSSSSLTSSDLAATDDLAVNKRAIFDPTCKGIFDRGLLKKLEKVCEDCYNVYRKPYVGVECRSNCYGNLIFRQCLDDLLMMDVVDEYVNMVQVVGK is encoded by the exons ATGTTTTCCAAAAACTTG ATCTGGACAGCCATCTTCCTGGGCGCTCTCTTGCAACTGGGCAGCATCGGCCTAGTGGCTTCGCGGTCAGCAGACGGTCTAGCCCGGATAGAGAAGCTTCTGGCTTCCTCTTCGTCTTCCCTGACCTCGTCTGACCTGGCGGCCACCGATGACCTCGCCGTCAATAAGAGGGCCATCTTCGACCCGACTTGCAAGGGCATCTTCGACAGGGGGCTCCTGAAGAAGCTGGAGAAAGTGTGCGAGGATTGCTACAACGTCTATCGCAAACCCTACGTTGGGGTGGAATGCAG GAGCAACTGCTACGGTAACCTGATCTTCCGCCAGTGCTTGGACGATCTCCTGATGATGGACGTGGTCGATGAATACGTCAACATGGTGCAGGTGGTCGGAAAATGA
- the LOC136840080 gene encoding molt-inhibiting hormone-like → MVCSSLVWTTMLVTIISATTTVSNQAEALSADGDLSELEIFASSALALPSSDPQPPVALVPLGDHNAAKRGIFDMSCKGVFDRKIFVELERICDDCYNLYRKPYVSINCRRKCYRNMVFRKCILDLQMEEKLPYIARIVQMYGK, encoded by the exons ATGGTTTGCAGCAGCTTG GTATGGACCACTATGCTAGTGACCATCATCTCGGCCACCACCACCGTTAGCAACCAGGCCGAGGCCTTATCCGCCGACGGCGACCTCTCCGAACTGGAGATCTTCGCGTCGTCCGCCCTGGCCCTTCCATCGTCGGATCCCCAACCACCCGTGGCCCTCGTGCCCCTGGGAGACCACAACGCCGCCAAGAGAGGCATCTTCGACATGTCGTGCAAGGGCGTCTTCGACCGGAAGATCTTCGTCGAGCTGGAGAGGATTTGCGATGACTGCTACAACCTCTACAGGAAGCCCTACGTCTCCATCAACTGCAG gaGGAAATGCTACAGGAACATGGTCTTCCGAAAATGCATCCTGGACCTTCAGATGGAGGAGAAACTCCCCTACATCGCCAGAATCGTCCAGATGTACGGGAAGTAG
- the LOC136840498 gene encoding crustacean hyperglycemic hormones A-like: MICNTLVWSLVLATVISSLGTTSTQAVASGATDSLPGIETLFSSSFSSSLASTSPNAQPPPPPPSLLESLRDHGADKRAAIDRSCKGIYDRGIFMMLDRVCEDCYNLYRKPYVGVDCRKRCYRNATFRQCLNDLLLKDNFDSYADLVRTVGK; the protein is encoded by the exons ATGATTTGCAACACTCTG GTATGGTCTCTCGTGCTGGCGACCGTCATCTCGTCCCTGGGCACAACCAGTACCCAGGCCGTGGCCTCCGGGGCAACAGACTCCCTCCCAGGGATCGAGACATTATTCTCGtcgtccttttcctcctctttggCTTCGACTTCGCCCAATGctcagcctcctcctccccctccctcgcTTCTGGAGTCGCTCAGAGACCACGGCGCGGACAAGAGGGCAGCCATAGACCGATCCTGCAAGGGCATCTATGACCGGGGGATCTTCATGATGCTCGACAGGGTGTGTGAGGATTGCTACAACCTCTACAGGAAGCCCTACGTCGGCGTCGATTGCAG gaagAGATGCTACAGGAACGCGACCTTCCGACAGTGCCTTAACGATCTCCTCCTGAAGGACAACTTCGACTCCTACGCCGACCTCGTCAGGACTGTGGGGAAGTAA
- the LOC136840081 gene encoding crustacean hyperglycemic hormones isoform X1, which produces MIRSSVMGPTMFLVVLLLIATHQTSAWSVDGLARIEKLLSTSSSASAASPTRGQALNLKKRAILDQSCKGIFDRELFKKLDRVCDDCYNLYRKPYVAIDCREGCYQNLVFRQCIQDLQLMDQLDEYANAVQIVGK; this is translated from the exons ATGATTCGCAGCAGTGTG ATGGGACCCACCATGTTCCTGGTCGTCCTCCTCCTGATCGCAACCCATCAAACCTCGGCCTGGTCTGTCGATGGCCTTGCCAGGATAGAGAAGCTCTTATCTACGTCTTCCTCCGCTTCTGCAGCCTCCCCAACCAGAGGCCAGGCCCTcaacctgaagaaaagggccaTCCTCGACCAGTCCTGCAAAGGTATCTTCGACCGTGAGCTCTTCAAGAAGCTCGACCGTGTCTGCGACGATTGTTACAACCTCTACAGGAAGCCTTACGTCGCCATCGACTGCAG GGAGGGCTGCTACCAGAACTTGGTCTTCCGACAGTGCATCCAGGACCTCCAGTTGATGGACCAACTCGACGAATACGCCAACGCTGTCCAGATCGTCGGGAAGTAA
- the LOC136840081 gene encoding crustacean hyperglycemic hormones isoform X2: MIRSSVMGPTMFLVVLLLIATHQTSAWSVDGLARIEKLLSTSSSASAASPTRGQALNLKKRAILDQSCKGIFDRELFKKLDRVCDDCYNLYRKPYVAIDCRKDCFGTKTFGHCVEDLLLDQTHYKEIRDHIALF, from the exons ATGATTCGCAGCAGTGTG ATGGGACCCACCATGTTCCTGGTCGTCCTCCTCCTGATCGCAACCCATCAAACCTCGGCCTGGTCTGTCGATGGCCTTGCCAGGATAGAGAAGCTCTTATCTACGTCTTCCTCCGCTTCTGCAGCCTCCCCAACCAGAGGCCAGGCCCTcaacctgaagaaaagggccaTCCTCGACCAGTCCTGCAAAGGTATCTTCGACCGTGAGCTCTTCAAGAAGCTCGACCGTGTCTGCGACGATTGTTACAACCTCTACAGGAAGCCTTACGTCGCCATCGACTGCAG aaaagaCTGTTTTGGTACTAAGACTTTTGGTCATTGCGTGGAAGATTTGTTATTAGATCAAACTCATTATAAAGAGATAAGAGACCACATCGCCCTGTTTTGA